A region of Limibacillus sp. DNA encodes the following proteins:
- a CDS encoding D-amino-acid transaminase has translation MSRIVYVNGEFLPEEEAKISVFDRGFLFADGVYEVSTVIRGKLVENEGHLKRLGRSLAELKMAPPCSDAEIETVQKEVVARNQLDEGMIYLQVTRGAADRDFAFPEDAKSSLVMFTQEKSVLESKSAEKGISVVTLPDIRWKRRDIKTVGLLAQSLAKQQALDAGANDAWMVEDGYVTEGSSNNAFIITADGKLVTRDLSNEILHGITRKAVLALAERDGIEIEERAFTPEEAYEAAEAFSTSASSFVMPVVRIDDRIMSNGAPGPVSKRLRELYIEMALAEVEAQA, from the coding sequence ATGTCCCGTATCGTCTACGTCAACGGTGAGTTCCTTCCAGAGGAAGAGGCTAAGATCTCCGTCTTCGACCGGGGCTTCCTCTTTGCCGATGGCGTTTATGAAGTCAGCACCGTTATCCGTGGCAAGTTGGTCGAGAACGAGGGGCACCTGAAGCGCTTGGGACGCTCCCTGGCTGAGCTCAAGATGGCGCCGCCCTGCAGCGATGCGGAGATTGAGACGGTGCAGAAAGAGGTTGTCGCGCGCAACCAGCTCGACGAGGGGATGATCTACCTGCAGGTCACGCGCGGCGCCGCCGACCGCGACTTCGCCTTTCCGGAGGATGCCAAGTCGAGCCTGGTCATGTTCACCCAGGAGAAATCGGTCCTGGAAAGCAAGTCCGCCGAGAAAGGCATATCGGTGGTTACCCTGCCCGATATCCGTTGGAAACGACGGGACATCAAGACCGTTGGCCTTTTGGCGCAATCCCTGGCCAAGCAACAGGCGCTGGACGCCGGCGCCAACGACGCCTGGATGGTCGAGGATGGCTATGTCACCGAAGGCTCCTCAAACAACGCTTTCATCATTACCGCCGACGGGAAGCTGGTGACGCGCGACCTGAGCAACGAGATCCTTCACGGCATCACCCGTAAGGCTGTGCTGGCCCTGGCCGAGCGCGACGGCATCGAGATCGAGGAACGGGCCTTCACGCCGGAAGAAGCCTACGAGGCGGCCGAGGCTTTCTCGACCAGCGCCTCTTCCTTCGTCATGCCCGTGGTCCGGATCGATGACCGGATCATGAGCAATGGCGCGCCCGGCCCGGTCTCAAAGCGCCTTCGGGAGCTGTACATCGAGATGGCTCTAGCGGAAGTGGAAGCCCAGGCCTAA